In Oryza sativa Japonica Group chromosome 1, ASM3414082v1, the genomic stretch TTCGCCATTGGAAACCAAATAGCTCCCAATCTTACAGCCCAATAGACCGTTACGATCACGTCAGGACACAATAGGCAAGAACAGTTTCAAGGACAAAACTCCACAGAATCAAGGGCAATAGAACCCTGAGAAATTGTGACAAAACCGATGTATCGAAACATGTGCCAAAATTTCAATGCTCCTCAATAGCATTGCAATGTTCTCAACGGCAATACAGCACCTCGATCTAGAGCTTACTATAGGTCCATATAAATGAATTACAATAAGGATTGCAAAAAGATCTTCAACTTGAAACTTCTATTTCTTCTTGTCAGTAGTACCAGCAGACCTGCACAACAAGAGAAGGGATTTAGTTTGCAAATTCTCTTTGTCAAAGGTAAGAATTGGCCagaaaatgaaaaatgaaacaaaaCTTACATACAACTGAGGTACCAAAACAACGGAGAAAATCATTTGTACTGCTTTGAATTATAAAGCTATAATAAATAACAGAACAGAAGTATAGGGACACAAGTTGGGCGGACAAGCgggattattttatttttcccgGTTATCCCACTTATAGTTCACTTTTTCTTCCAAAATTTGTGCTACCATGTGGGAAATGAACTAGCAAGAAGGTATTTATGCAAATAGTGGTATTGTCCACTTGCACCCCTACATAGCTACAGAAAAAGGACCAAGTTAATTTAGAGACAAGTCCAATATTTGCAGAATGCCTCTTATATACTTGGGAGTACTTACACAAATAAATCTCACAACAATGTTACCGATAAagtgctactccctccggttccataattcttgacgttttggacagagtgtagtcaaacttttataactttaactaTCAACTTTAAAAGTATTTAGTTTAAAAGAATTAGAATAGCATATATGGATTCATCTTTCAAAGttctataataaaagtaaacatgcatttatttattttgtatattataatagaaaaacaaggtcaaagatatattttgaataCCGTGTCATTGTTCAAAAAGtcaaaaattatgaaaccaGAGGGAGTAGAACCCATTCTACAATACGCacggaaaaaaaatagcaactaAAAAACAGAGAACATCAACAATGAAATTGCAGAATGCAGTAGTAAAGACACACACCTCATCTTCCTGATGACACCCgccatctcctctctcttcttctttgcTCTCTTGTGGGTACCGAGCTTTCTCTTAGCGACCTTCAGTGCACGCTTGTCCTTTCCAACCTTCAGAAGCTCAGTGATTCGTTTCTCATATGGAGCAAATCCCACAACCTCCCTAATCAAGCCCCTGACAAAATTCACTCTCTTGGTACTTTTCTGCAATAAGACAAGAAAACATATTAATGAAAGAATATAAATAGGAAGCAGCTATGGTGTATGGCCGTATTCATCAGGAAGACAGCAAAAGAAATCTCTGGTCATAGACTCGAGAAGCAGCTATGGTGGAGATTGTAGTTCTCCTCAGTaaagtgaatttttttttcacgtcATAGGCTCAAGAGATCACAAGATCAACTAATGGTAATTCAGAATTTTCTATTTGACATGAGGTGACAAAGCATCACTTCATCGTTCATTTGTCATTTCAAAATATTGAAGCTGTGGaagttaaaaaatagattttaaCAGAACATCatttttatttgcttttataGCTTTGCTCAGAAAGGTAAACCAAAGATCCACACAACTGCACAAGCAAAAAACATTCAATTTTTGTTTACATTGCACAGAAACCGAATCTACATTACTGgataataaaaaacaaaaaacattaaaatattTAGAACAAGACAAAACAGAGGTAAATTTAGTGAGATATTTTAGAAACAAAATCATGAGGTGATTAAGCTTCCACGTTAGACTCACCAAATAAATATATGCCTCCAGGACTAGCAATTTTGGAGTTGTGTTTTCTCCAAATTGCCAAAGGTGAGACGAGGCACAAAGACATCAGTGTGCATACACATCTAAGCCATTCAAATGCAATTTTGATGTACAGAAAACGATAACCCATTGCTGATACTTGCCATTAACACGCCACCATTTCAGGcaaataaattaataaattaaaCACACCATTCTTAGTCCATTATAATCAAATTGCCAGGAAGGTGATTAAGCAAGCACAAGCCACCACGCACTTACTCATGTCCAATGGTAATTTAGACAACCATATAATTTTATGCCGacataatatataatttaacaAAAAAACAGCAGTCGCTGCTCCGATGTCTAGTACGACGAAACGAAATTAGCTAGCAAATACAGTAACTGTACCATATAGATCTAATCAAACAGATGACATGCCCATGTTGCTACGATACGAGATGAGCAAGGATAGAGAAGGGAGGAAACAAATTACCCCCTTGCGGTCGGACGGGCGAGGTGGCAGCTCGCGCTTGGTGACGACGTGGCCCTTGTTGATGCCGACGAAGAGCCCCGACttgggctgcggcggcgccatggcggaTCTCCTCCTCGCTCCTCGGACCTGCGGCGAAGGCGACGGAACAAACCAAAATCGATCAACAAACAGAGAATCGAAGCGGAGAGGGGCGCGAGAGATCTCGAGTAAGGAAGCGCtcgtgtgtgtgagagagaggcgGCGCTCGGAGGCTGCGTACCTTGGATCGGCGACAGCTACAAAACCCTAAGCCGCCGGCTGCGTCCGAGGAGAAACCCTAAGCGATGGAGAGGATGTTGTTATATACACGTCGGGTACTAGGGTCACAGCCCAGATCGATTCGTAGGAGGAATTAATGGGCCGGCCTAGTTTGCCTTCCTGGGCAATGACTATGGGCTTGCTTCACTTATCCATTTCGCTTTTTAGCTCGCGTTTCGTTGTTATCTCGAGAGGCTGTAAGCCTTGAAATGTAAAATTCTTGTACATGAAATCTTTCGTCTGCTCGCTTTTCACTTAATGCCATCATGTAGCAGCAAAGAAGATTAGTACTCCCCTTGTTTTTTGTCGAAATATTCTTTTTCCTATAACCTTCACCAATCGCTATAGGCTTTtgtaccaaattttgatagCGTTGGTTTAGTTTGATGTTTTTCCAAAATTTAGTAGCATTTTTATGAGGGAATCTTCGGAACTACCAAATGTTGGTAGGATGGTGTTGTTAAGGTAGTGTTTAGTTTTTTTCCCAATTAAAATTTGGTAACACTAAAATTTGGTTATGTTGAAAGTAGCGGTAAAGTGGCACATGCCCTGTATGTCAAAGAAGagcgtttttttctttttagagatGCAAGCCCTTATACATAGGTACATTCACCCTTTAGCCTTTGTAAAGGCGAATCCGAACACCTTATCCTCTATGGATACGTTTAAAAATTGGTGTATATTTTGAGGCGAACGAAAGTCACCATAAACGTcgtcatctatctatctatctatctatctattatctatctatctattatatactaaaagtccataaaACTTCCTACAGACGTTCTCAAGccaccacgtggcgctctaataaaatagagaaaatcctagaaattctaagaaaaaagcaaaacatctatcccttgattttaaattaaattggCGGGGTCCAATATTACACACCGTTAgataaaattgatcttaaaacaaactaaatactatgGGTCCCACCTATCCTCCTCCCGCACATTGGCAGGTGGATTATATACGTGCGTACTGTACATACGAttcctccccttttttttcctttttttcttcttttttcaatttatatatataatggatatattttttaaataataataattttacaaacaaagaatctaccatcatataatttaaaccggtgtactctttactttgtactattattttcaaataatgcactattttaaaataaattttacacaattatatcgtgtacctatcaaataaacaatatcTATATTAACAAATTTATACGTGCACTTAAACTGATGGCCCTATTATATAAATTATCGGATCTACTTTTTACATTGGTCTATTATTCTCAGGTAATGCACTGTTTCAAAATAAGGTCTACTATTATTAACTAATTAActaatttaaattctatattaactaatttacactTACACTAGAACTGGTGGACATATTATTATAATCATTGGATCTattgtttgctaataaataaagcgtCCGAAATTCTCTTTTTGCATGCTGCACAGCGCACGTCTGCACCTTGGCCTTTCGCACGTGTGACAAAGCGTAGTGTCTGAGACATCTAAGGTGATCACAACCGCTCTAGCACTACCGCTTTGCCACATATCAAATCATAAATCATATATGaagatgattaattttgttaataacatgaaaagaaaattaaaggtgaTGCAACGAGAGAATAATTAAGCACCATGGGTTGTGTTTTTCTCAACACTAATTAGCTCTGTTTAAGTTGAAACCGAGAGTTGAttacataataattataatgtatttgtgttatgtcgtatttggattttgtactatttATCTGTACAGGTGAAATgaatcattatgttataaatgcGAGTACAATATTGACGAatatcaatagaactcttagTACGACAAGGGTGATAATAGGAGCTTAaggccctctctttttttcccgattccatattttggatttttttttgcacgCTTTCCAAGTTTCTAAATGGTGTCTTCTTTAAACAACATtctaactttttagaagtcaattcattcgtttataccctcaaatagctatcacataaattatataattcatcaatttcagctaTCCTAAACCTTAagtactacatatttttttcatgcgagtcaTGGTGATCAGTAAATTGGTGATCAACGAATCATCGAAGTTGTAAGATGAATATGTAAGAGTTACTCTGAACAATTGTAAATAGGTGTtaaaattaattgctattaatCAGACATTTAATGGCTTGCTAGCCacaaaattaatttctctctacatatatataaacatagaCGAAGTTGGAATAAATATTACCATAcgtcccatacatatatattgcgcagttaatattctaattagtcatttaaaattccttaaaatgctctcaagctgccacgttgtgctctaataaattagggcaaatattagaaattctaagaaaaaaataaagtatccgttacttgattttcacttaaatcggtaggtccaatattataaaccgttagattaaattgatcttagaacaaactaaatactacgagGTCCCACCTCAGCATAGGTATGCACCTACGTGCATGGGTACGTacgcctcccctcccttttttatttttctctttcttctttttttcccatgcATATGCTTCCCTCCTTTTATTACCATATCATGCGTCTTTATGAGACGATTTAATCAAAAGAATTTTGAGTATCATGCACTCATATTTTTCATTTGTGGCCATACtacacgtatgtatatatagatggactgtatgataattaactagcaatatttttttatttactcgagaaaaaaaacatgattcaaaAGTTATAAGTACTTAATCCATCTCCTATTCAAAAGTTTATGAATGGTTTTCTAAAAtaccttaagaaaaatagaacccttaatttattataaaataacatCATCCAAACTTTAGTTTGCCCTAAATTTATGAGGCAAAATTTCTGAACAAACAATAATCTTACCTTTCAAAAATATGCCCGCGCATACGCGCGGGCCACCATCCTAGTTCACTAAAAAAGTAATTAGCTGTAAACATAAACACCCGTCCCAAATTAGAGACTAACCAGCCGAGTAAATCGCTTTCCATCAACCGGTTTCGGATTGACAGCGTCGTATAGGTTACACAATGCTGAAAGGATTCCTTTCAATGGCGCACACGATTCAATGCCACTTAAATCACCGCGTGTGGtaagaagaggggaaaaaacgCAAATTGATCGGTTAACCTTCGCAAGCTGTTTTCGTCTCCTCGTTGGGATGACGCGTTGCTCTTCCATCCATGTACGCTCGAATCAACAAAAACTGATAAAGAACTTGTCTATTTTTTTATCGGCAAATGTTTTACTCGGCAAAGACAAACGTAGCAGAGATCAATGTGAAGAATCATGAAAGATTCGACAATGACCCGGGTTCTCTGGAAAATGAGAAGAATCGAAATGCAACGCGAAACCGATCAAACTCGAGCATCTCTAGCCATGGTTCCCCATGAGAATATGAGATCATAAGCTACAACGAGCTGCTGCTTGCTCTCCTCTCCATCTCGAGGAATTGCCcgagcgacggcgcggcgcggccgttCTCCAGGTGGCTCCGGAGGCAGAGCGACAGCAGCAGCGCCCTGACCTTGCCGCTCTTGCTCGTCGCCCTCgcgctccggcgccgccggctaCGGCTCTCCATGGCGTCCACCAGGCCGATCAGGCTCGCCAGCGtcatcccgccgccggcgccgccgcctccacggcggGACAATGACCATGCCGACTGCGACAAAAAACATACTTATATATAAACGTACGTTACGATCAGATCCAGATGTAATCTGCCTGCACTACTGTTCCATTGCCGCATTGCGAATTTGCGATACAGATTATGTTCGAACTGACCTCTGTGTCGAAATCACAAGAAGTGAAGGAAGACGAAGCGCAGTGAGACGAAGTGAAGGCCGTGCTGAAGGAGGCCGAGCCAGAAAGATCCACGCTTCTCGTCACTCCAGCTCTTGCATTCATGGCGCCCAGTCCAAGAGGCCACCCATCCTGCACCATCTCCCCAAACAAACCACAAGCTTGCCATGATCAATTGGTGCGCTAAAACAGACTGAGAAAAAGCATGTGAGATTAGAGCTACAATTAGGCGAAATTAAGATTGGCGCACCTCATGGGCCATGATCTCTCAGAGCCGAGCTTGCCGATCCCACGGGGGACAAGAGCACTACCAGAGTCTAGAAAGCAGGGGTAACTGACTGATGAGGAGTGGACAGGCGTGAAGGCTTATATGGTGGAGTCGAAAGCGGGCAACACGTGAAAAAGCCAAGCATTTGTCAGTAAAATTATCTGACAAACCTGCTTGTTTTGCCTCGAGGGTTGGAAAGTTGCAGGCGGATAAACAAAGTGCCTAATTGCCAACACTACTACATGGATTAGATTCAGCCTTGGTTAGCATCACCATCACGAGCTCATGAGATGTCGtcagtgctgctgctgctgcgtgagCTCTTGTGCGCGCATTTTACAAGCCCATTGTGGCCAAAGCACAGATCGGGAGGAGGCTGCTTACAGTAAGATAATGGAGGAAAAGCCTTGAAAGACGGTGCGAATCGTTGGCGGTGTATGCGGACAAATGTGCGCCCGAGACCGCGGAAAGCTCGCTAGCTCCGCCGCTGCACGCCTGCAGCGCATCCCGCGCATCCTCCGTTCTCCCTCGGTCCCTCGAGTTTTTCAGTTACCGGGGGACTTCAGTAGAGTTAATTGGGATCACTTTCCGGGCTGACTGCATTGTTGGTTGGGCTTCCGGCGAAATTCTCTACTCCGTCACGGGCCTAATGTCTGGCCCAGATCGTTTTCGAcggggaaaaagtacaccgaaggtccctcaacttgtcatcgggatacaaaatcgtcccccaactgtaaaaccagatatccgacatcccttaactatacaaaaccagtCACAATATGTCTCTCGGCGGTTTTTatcccggttttatcctacgtgactGCTgtctcagcgtgggacccacgtgggccccacatgtcagcctcttaATATTTCTCTCTCTTGCCCTTTCCACTCTCCTTTCCACGGGCGACCGGCGTGCGCGCTTGCGCGGGACGGAGAGGCTGggcacggcgcggccggcggcggcggcaggggaggAGCTGGGCGCGAGGGCGGTCGCTGGGGAGCCGCGCTATCCTCGCCTCCTGCGCGCACACGCCGCACACACGCGCTCCGCGGCGTGCGCCTcgccgcgcccccgccgcctaCCGCGCGTTTGGCGCGCTCGCGGCTGCCACTGGCGAGCAAGGCGAAGTGGCCAGGCTCGGCTACTGACTACAGATTTCCAAGGAGAGAGTACACTCTCATGCTAGCTTTGCTTAAATTAGGCCTTGCCATGGTGGTGATGTGGTTAATTAGCTGGCTGAGCAAGCTAACCTCTTCGAGCATGGGGTAAATGTAAATCTTGCCCTTGAGCCGCTGCAGCTCGCCCCCGTCCATGGACTGGATCTGCGTCGGCGCGGT encodes the following:
- the LOC4327391 gene encoding large ribosomal subunit protein eL36x, with amino-acid sequence MAPPQPKSGLFVGINKGHVVTKRELPPRPSDRKGKSTKRVNFVRGLIREVVGFAPYEKRITELLKVGKDKRALKVAKRKLGTHKRAKKKREEMAGVIRKMRSAGTTDKKK
- the LOC4327393 gene encoding uncharacterized protein; the encoded protein is MKSTTSPSSASKAPKQAQEDAVGGGGSSSWTAPTQIQSMDGGELQRLKGKIYIYPMLEEDGWPLGLGAMNARAGVTRSVDLSGSASFSTAFTSSHCASSSFTSCDFDTESAWSLSRRGGGGAGGGMTLASLIGLVDAMESRSRRRRSARATSKSGKVRALLLSLCLRSHLENGRAAPSLGQFLEMERRASSSSL